Proteins encoded in a region of the Larimichthys crocea isolate SSNF chromosome XVI, L_crocea_2.0, whole genome shotgun sequence genome:
- the LOC104933157 gene encoding microfibril-associated glycoprotein 4: MMLRVVLAALLPVAAYQSTLPTDCSDVYSAGSGQDGVYAIYPAGGTSRVQVYCDMSKDGTDCSGEKWTVIQRRQDGTVNFFMKWEHYKAGFGSAAGEYWLGLETMHLMTQAKNYELRVDMEDFEGQKVFAEYSSFSVGPESDGYKLNLGRFVRGAAGYSLSLHNGKKFTTTDKDQDTHDSNCARLAYGAFWYAGCFGANPNGIYTWGPSPRAAGVQWNSFRGLENSLKTIVMKIRPVAE; the protein is encoded by the exons ATGATG CTCAGAGTTGTGTTAGCGGCGCTGCTGCCTGTAGCAGCCTATCAGTCCACCCTGCCCACAGACTGCAGCGATGTCTACAGTGCCGGATCAGGCCAGGACGGAGTGTACGCCATCTACCCGGCTGGCGGCACCTCTCGTGTGCAGGTTTATTGTGACATGAGCAAGGATGGCACCGACTGTAGTGGAGAAAAGTGGACG GTCATTCAGAGAAGACAAGACGGCACCGTGAACTTCTTCATGAAGTGGGAACACTACAAAGCTGGATTTGGCAGCGCTGCCGGAGAGTACTGGCTGG GCCTGGAGACAATGCACCTGATGACACAGGCCAAGAACTATGAGTTGAGGGTGGACATGGAAGACTTCGAGGGACAGAAAGTCTTTGCCGAGTATTCTTCCTTCTCTGTTGGTCCAGAATCGGACGGATACAAGCTAAACCTGGGACGTTTTGTCAGAGGAGCAGCTGGAT ACTCTCTAAGTCTTCACAATGGAAAGAAATTCACCACTACTGACAAAGATCAAGATACTCATGATTCAAATTGCGCCAGGTTGGCCTATGGAGCATTCTGGTACGCGGGATGCTTTGGGGCAAACCCCAACGGGATCTACACCTGGGGACCTTCGCCCCGTGCAGCTGGTGTACAGTGGAACTCTTTCAGAGGACTCGAAAACTCCCTAAAAACCATCGTAATGAAGATCAGACCGGTCGCTGAATAA